The stretch of DNA GCCAGCCGCCGCGGCCAGGTGACCGCGTTGTTCGCCATTGCCGTGCCCATGGCCGGGGTGATCGGCGGGCCGCTGTCGGGCTGGATTCTCGAAAGCTTTCACGACCTGGGCGGGATGCGCGGCTGGCAGTGGATGTTCCTGATCGAAGGCCTGCCGGTGGTCCTGCTCGGCCTGGTGGTGCTCAAGGCGCTGCCGGAAAGCATCGACAGCGTCGGCTGGCTGAGCGCCCCACAAAAGCAGCAACTGCACGCGGCCCTGAGCGAGGAGGAACAGCACAAGCCGATCACCCGCTTCGCCGGCATCCTCCAGGACAAACATATCTGGCTGCTGGTGTGCATCTATTTCGCAGTGATGCTGGCGGTCAACACCATCGCCTTCTGGATGCCGACCCTGATCCACCACGCCGGCATCGCCCGCGACAGCCGCGTCGGCCTGCTCAGCGCCCTGCCGTACCTGGCCGGCTGCCTGTTCATGATCGGTGTCGGCCGTTCCTCCGACCGCCTGCGCGAACGGCGCTGGCACCTCGGCGTGCCACTGCTGATGTCCAGCCTCGGCCTGATCGTCGCAGGCGTCGCCCCGGACAACGCCTGGCTGGTGATGGCCGGGCTGCTGGTGGCCGGCATGGGCGCCAGCGCCGCGCTGCCGATGTTCTGGCAACTGCCGCCGGCCTTTCTCGCCAGCAACACCCAGGCCGCGGGGATCGCCCTGATCAGTTCCTTCGGCAGCATCGCCGCCTTCCTCGCGCCCTACCTGATCGGCGTGGTCCGCGACGCCACCCAGAGCGCCAGCCTCGCCCTGTATGCCCTGGCCCTGCTGATCGCCCTCGGCGCCTGGCTGGTGTTGCGGGTGCCAGCCCTTATCGTCAATCCCCAGGAGAAATAACCATGCTCAGCCTTTCGGACATCCAGCAGGCCGCCGCCCGCCTCGACGCCGCCGAACGCAATCGGGAACAGATCGCCCAGCTGTCGCTGGAGTTTCCCGGCATCACTATCGAGGACGCCTACGCCATCCAGCGCAGTTGGGTGGAACACAAGATCCGCGCCGGGCGCAAGCTGGTCGGGCACAAGATCGGCCTGACCTCGCGGGCCATGCAGGTGTCGTCGAACATCAGCGAACCGGACTTCGGCGCCCTGCTGGACGACATGCTGTTCGAGGAAGGCAGCGACATTCCGTTCCAGCGCTTCATCGTGCCGCGGGTCGAGGTGGAACTGGCGTTCATCCTCGGCAAGCCGCTCAAGGGCCCGGACTGCACGCTGTTCGATGTGCTCGACGCCACCGAATGGGTGATCCCGGCCCTGGAGATCATCGACGCGCGCATCCAGCAGGTCGACCCGCAAACCCAGGTTACGCGCAAGGTGTTCGACACCATCTCCGACAACGCCGCCAACGCCGGGGTGGTCATGGGCGGCCGCGCGGTGCGCCCCAACGATATCGACCTGCGCAAAGTGCCGGCGGTGCTCTATCGCAACGGCGTGATCGAGGAGTCCGGGGTGTCCGCCGCGGTGCTCAACCATCCGGCCAAGGGCGTGGCCTGGCTGGCCAACAAACTGGCGGCCTACGACGTCGGCCTGGAGGCCGGGCAGATCATCCTCGGCGGTTCCTTCACCCGCCCGGTGGCCGCCCGCCCCGGCGATACCTTCCACGTCGACTACGATCAGCTCGGCAGCATCGCCTGCCGTTTTGTCTGAGGAGAATGCTCATGCAACTGCCGATCAATCATTTCAAGCAACGCCTGCGCCAGGACGCGCCGCAGATCGGCCTGTGGCTGGGCCTGGCCAATGCCTATTGCGCGGAGCTGGCGGCCAACGCCGGTTTCGACT from Pseudomonas chlororaphis subsp. chlororaphis encodes:
- a CDS encoding MFS transporter, whose product is MSSSTLALPSAVETNDTYRRITWRLMPLLFTCYIFAHLDRINIGFAKLQMTQDLGFSDSVYGFGAGLFFIAYALFGVPSNLALDRVGPRRWIATLMVVWGLLSSAMLLVDNAAGFYLLRFLLGVAEAGFFPGILVLLNRWFPASRRGQVTALFAIAVPMAGVIGGPLSGWILESFHDLGGMRGWQWMFLIEGLPVVLLGLVVLKALPESIDSVGWLSAPQKQQLHAALSEEEQHKPITRFAGILQDKHIWLLVCIYFAVMLAVNTIAFWMPTLIHHAGIARDSRVGLLSALPYLAGCLFMIGVGRSSDRLRERRWHLGVPLLMSSLGLIVAGVAPDNAWLVMAGLLVAGMGASAALPMFWQLPPAFLASNTQAAGIALISSFGSIAAFLAPYLIGVVRDATQSASLALYALALLIALGAWLVLRVPALIVNPQEK
- the hpaH gene encoding 2-oxo-hept-4-ene-1,7-dioate hydratase; its protein translation is MLSLSDIQQAAARLDAAERNREQIAQLSLEFPGITIEDAYAIQRSWVEHKIRAGRKLVGHKIGLTSRAMQVSSNISEPDFGALLDDMLFEEGSDIPFQRFIVPRVEVELAFILGKPLKGPDCTLFDVLDATEWVIPALEIIDARIQQVDPQTQVTRKVFDTISDNAANAGVVMGGRAVRPNDIDLRKVPAVLYRNGVIEESGVSAAVLNHPAKGVAWLANKLAAYDVGLEAGQIILGGSFTRPVAARPGDTFHVDYDQLGSIACRFV